The following proteins are encoded in a genomic region of Ptychodera flava strain L36383 chromosome 23 unlocalized genomic scaffold, AS_Pfla_20210202 Scaffold_24__1_contigs__length_23054250_pilon, whole genome shotgun sequence:
- the LOC139124511 gene encoding uncharacterized protein, giving the protein MRSIEAKVVVLGSQGVGKTSVVLRYVSNHFSQQVTPTIGASFFTIKMNIDEHRVKLQLWDTAGQERFRSMAPMYYRKANAALLVYDITAPDTFTAIKSWVEELQRNVDDKIVICVLANKSDLVEHRKVTTEEGRSYANNIGALFFETSALTNQGLQDAFIHVCKNLILLSQTCPDSGVNIIENNDNSIPMTNNHFMPKVWHTTETNFPGNLHEQRQSQLRIESRSSISDTHVCCS; this is encoded by the exons ATGCGATCTATTGAAGCTAAAGTTGTTGTACTTGGCTCCCAAG GTGTTGGGAAAACAAGTGTTGTTCTGCGCTATGTCAGCAACCATTTTAGTCAGCAAGTCACGCCAACAATCGGAGCGTCATTCTTTACAATCAAAAT GAACATTGACGAACACAGAGTGAAGTTACAGCTGTGGGACACTGCTGGACAGGAGAGATTTCGTTCCATGGCTCCCATGTACTATCGTAAAGCCAACGCTGCATTGTTGGTCTACGACATCACAGCGCCAGACACATTTACTGCTATTAAGTCCTGGGTTGAAG aattacaAAGAAATGTTGATGATAAGATAG TCATCTGTGTCCTGGCCAACAAGTCTGATCTGGTGGAACACAGGAAAGTGACAACTGAAGAGGGTCGTAGCTACGCCAACAACATTGGTGCTCTGTTTTTTGAAACCTCTGCACTCACAAACCAAG GACTTCAAGATGCATTCATTCACGTCTGCAAGAATCTCATTTTGCTTTCACAAACCTGTCCAGACAGTGGAGTCAACATCATTGAGAACAATGACAACTCCATACCCATGACAAACAATCATTTCATGCCAAAAGTCTGGCATACCACAGAGACAAACTTTCCCGGAAATTTACACGAGCAACGCCAGAGCCAGCTTAGGATAGAGTCCCGGAGTAGCATCAGCGATACTCATGTGTGCTGTTCATGA